DNA sequence from the bacterium genome:
CCTCCGGGGGCTGCCCCGAGGCGGGAACCTCCTTCTTAAAGCCCCCGCTGCAATAGGTGCAGCGGGGGCGCCTCCCTTTGAAAAGGAATGGCTCGATGCCATTCCTTTTTTAGTACTAAGAATTAAAGCCTGGTTTGGAGGAAAGTGAAAACCATAGCTTCGCGATCTGACTGTGAACCGTTAACAGTAAACCGTATGCTTAGCAAAATAAGGTCCTCGCCAGAAAGCTGGTGCCGCTCCTGAGCTACCCACACTCTACGCTTTCACGCTCCACGCTCTACGCACACACGGATCATTTAAGACGTGGATCGACGGCATCCCTGAGACCCTCTCCCACGAGATTATACGCCGTGACGGTGATGAAGATGGCCGCTCCCGGGAAGATGGTGAGCCACCAGGCAAAATCGATGTAATTCTTGGACTGGGACAGGATCTCACCCCAGGAAGGGGTGGGGGGCGGGACACCGAACCCGAGGTAGCTCAGGGATGACTCGACGAGGATGGCCCCGGCGATGCCGAAGGTGGCCGAAACCAGCACCGGCGCCAGGGAGTTGGGCAGGATATGATAAAAGATGATCCGCAGGTCGGAAGCCCCGATGGCACGGGCGGCGATCACGTAATCCAGCTGACGCTGCTTGAGAAACTCTCCCCTTACGAGGCGCGCCACACCAGGCCAGCCTGTCACTCCGATGATCACCATGATGTTGTAGATGCTCGGTTTCAGGAACGCGAGGACGGTGAGGATGAGAAAAAAGGTTGGAAAGCACATCATCACCTCGATGGCACGGCTGATGACAGCATCCATCTTCCCCCCGAAATACCCGGCCAGGGCTCCCAGAAAGACACCGATGAAGATGTATATGGACACCGCCACGAAACCCACCGAAAGAGAGACCCTCGAACCGTGGACCATGCGGGCCATGACGTCCCTGCCGCGATCGTCCGTACCGAGGAGGTGGTCCGCTCCC
Encoded proteins:
- a CDS encoding ABC transporter permease; translated protein: MKKQSYTRLVWAQYRRDPVAIAGLVFVLILFVIALAAPFIAGSRPIAAVVGGDLLFPSVSKKADRAFNRAGEEDRGWALYPPIRYGPTEINLAENLMPPGADHLLGTDDRGRDVMARMVHGSRVSLSVGFVAVSIYIFIGVFLGALAGYFGGKMDAVISRAIEVMMCFPTFFLILTVLAFLKPSIYNIMVIIGVTGWPGVARLVRGEFLKQRQLDYVIAARAIGASDLRIIFYHILPNSLAPVLVSATFGIAGAILVESSLSYLGFGVPPPTPSWGEILSQSKNYIDFAWWLTIFPGAAIFITVTAYNLVGEGLRDAVDPRLK